The Fluviispira sanaruensis sequence GCTTACAATTTCGACGACAACAAGAGCCTTACGGGACAGTTTTTCTATGGCGCTCAAAGCAACGCTCCTTCTGCCCAAGATACCGATGGAACTGTGACAAAAGTTAAAGACGTTTCACATACTGAAGCTTCTTTATTGTACAATGACAAAGCGATCTTCGGTAGCAATGCTGTCATTGCAGCTAATGGTATAGCTGTTTGGTATGAGAATGAATCTGCTGGCACAACCTACACTGCAAATAAAAACTCAGGTGGCTATAGCTATGCTCGCCAAGGGAATGCAACATCAGGCGTAGACGATTCAAACTATATGAATCTCATTGGCCTTGGAGTTTCAGGTGACACAGGAAACTTCTTTACAGGTTTGATGCAAAAAGGTGACAGACTTACCTATGGAATTGCATATTCTTTTCTTGAAAGCATTTATGCAAATCAATCCAACGATACAAATGATAAAAATAAAGCAAACTTTAGTTTAAACCAAGTGTCTGCCCAAATTGGATATGCTGTAAACACTTATGAAATTGCTCTTGTTGCTGACTACAAGATTTCTGAACAAGCTATTTTTTCAAATGCTAAGGGTGATAAGGTGCAAAACGCAACTACAACTTACATTACAGCTGCATACTCTTTCTAAGAGAAAACTGTTGGTCTCTCCTCCACCGTAAGTTTTAACGTACGGTGGCTTTTTATTTATTAGTAAAGAATCTTTATTTTTAAAATATAAATTATATAACTCTACACCTAATTATGAATTAAAATTTTTTAATTTCCTAAACAATATGTGAAGGCATCATGCAGGTGGGCATGAAGAAAAACATAGCCATTTTTCGTTGCTTTTAATGGCTTGGCATTTTGCCCAGATAGCAATAACTCGCGCCCCATTTCGCCAAATAAACTTTCAACAACAATTTCCGGTATACGCAATGAGCTTGGCCTGTCCAAGGTCTGAGCAAGCAATTCTGAAAATTGTTCATTGGTGACAGCATGGGGAGCAACAGCATTGACCGCTCCGACCAAGCTCGAATTTGTTAGAGAGAATAATATAAGACCCAGTACATCGGTGAGAGAAATCCACGACATCATTTGTCTTCCAGTGCCAAACGGACCTCCTAAGCAAAGCCGATAGGGGGTATACATTTTTTTAATCACCCCTCCTCCAAGGGATAGAATTGATCCAAAACGCAAATTCACGACACGCATTCCAGCTTCAGCTGCAACATGACAAGAAGCTTCCCAGTCTTTGGCAAGTTGTGCGAGAAAACCTTCTCCAAGTTTAGAATCTTCATGCAAAATATCATCATAATCACGGCTGCCGAATATCCCTATTCCAGATGCTGCAACAAATGTTTTGGGCGGGTTTTGCAGTGCTGAAAGTGCTTTACAAAAGTCTTTGGTAAAATCTACGCGACTTGATTTTAAAACTTGCTTTCTAGAATCGCTCCATTTGACAGCCGCAATATTCTCTCCCGCTAAATGCACAACTGCTTGCACACCATCTAAAAGTTCAGGATTGATAAATTTTTTTTCGATAGCATTCCAATAAACGCAATCATTTTCATTTGGAGAAACGGGAGTGCGAACTAGACGCAATACTGTATGCCCACCTGATTTTAAAAAGGGAACAAGGTTGCAACCAACCAACCCCGAAGA is a genomic window containing:
- a CDS encoding TIGR01777 family oxidoreductase, producing MSVKTFIRTCHLPVSVEEAFHWHERMGALERMTPPWIPFEIEERSGGIYNGDTITAKMRIACVTLKFKAKHQNFIANKQFEDIQLIGPFKSWKHTHSFEKIDNKKSKIVDHIEYSLPMSSILNMFGKHFVDNKLNRLFTYRHRTLKNDLFLHAKYSHEKLKILITGSSGLVGCNLVPFLKSGGHTVLRLVRTPVSPNENDCVYWNAIEKKFINPELLDGVQAVVHLAGENIAAVKWSDSRKQVLKSSRVDFTKDFCKALSALQNPPKTFVAASGIGIFGSRDYDDILHEDSKLGEGFLAQLAKDWEASCHVAAEAGMRVVNLRFGSILSLGGGVIKKMYTPYRLCLGGPFGTGRQMMSWISLTDVLGLILFSLTNSSLVGAVNAVAPHAVTNEQFSELLAQTLDRPSSLRIPEIVVESLFGEMGRELLLSGQNAKPLKATKNGYVFLHAHLHDAFTYCLGN